DNA sequence from the Chloroflexota bacterium genome:
CCGTAGGGGTGTGCGGTATGTATAAAGCGAATCCACATAACTGAGCAGCCAGTAACACGATGCGGCCCCAATTGCAGCAAAGGCCAGTAGACTAATGACGACGAGGGAGAGGCGAGCCAAAACGGCACGTCGATGCCGACGTAGCGCTTTCTGCATAGAAAATTCCTTATACCTTCACTCGAAGTGCCCGCGGAATCACGCGGAAAGAGACCGGGGTTTCACCGATGAGTTCGCCTTCCGCTTGGAGCAACATGCGTTCGCGAGACGTTACTGTGACCTCTTTTGAGCGATAGGCATCCACTTTCGGGTGGGTCAGGTGCGTGCCGCGGTAGATGCGAGGCAGGTTCGCGATCAACTCGGCTTTGGACACATCACCTATCACAATCACGTCGAACATTCCATCGTCGAGGACAGCGTTTGGACCCACATACATTCCACCACCAAAGTAACGGCCATTGCAGACCACGATCGAGTTGACTCGCTGGTGAAGGTGTGCGCCGTCCAGTTGTACTTCCGCTTCTTTGTTTTGGTAAGAAACCAGGGTCGCAAACAGACCGACGAGATAGGGTATCGTCCCTCCCAAAATTTTCGTGCTGGGGTTGACACGCTCCCAAACTTCACCATCAAAGCCCAGCCCTGCTACATTTGCGAAGTAGCGGCGCTCTTGCTGTCCCCCTCGCATGTAGACCATCTCGCCCAAATCAATGACCCGCTCACCTGTACCACAAGCACAAGCGATAGCCCCCTCGGTTGTGTGGGGGATACCCACCGTTTTCCTAAAATCCGCGCCCGTCCCACTTGGGATGAGGCTCAGGACAACCTCGGGGTTTACCTGTCCATCGTCCACCAAACCGTTGACCACCTCATTCAGCGTGCCATCACCGCCGACAGCGACGATATGCCGGTATCCTGCTTTCATGGCCTCGCGTGCC
Encoded proteins:
- a CDS encoding diacylglycerol kinase family lipid kinase; translation: MNQPKTFVIVNPVASNGKVGRQWPCTADGLLAAGLQFEAVHTERPLHATQLAREAMKAGYRHIVAVGGDGTLNEVVNGLVDDGQVNPEVVLSLIPSGTGADFRKTVGIPHTTEGAIACACGTGERVIDLGEMVYMRGGQQERRYFANVAGLGFDGEVWERVNPSTKILGGTIPYLVGLFATLVSYQNKEAEVQLDGAHLHQRVNSIVVCNGRYFGGGMYVGPNAVLDDGMFDVIVIGDVSKAELIANLPRIYRGTHLTHPKVDAYRSKEVTVTSRERMLLQAEGELIGETPVSFRVIPRALRVKV